A window of the Alphaproteobacteria bacterium genome harbors these coding sequences:
- a CDS encoding aminoglycoside phosphotransferase family protein, translating to MINLFMGEIKMTYRFLSVLVIYVALLISWPVQALEVKSDLTGDIAIEIQEALMDKGLLKSDDKDTHLVIEKVNKGISGADKYQIKVISGSNTQLYFLRFFDKAADNLSHDLEIALTTFAYENYFGPEVYYVDPHHTYMIIGFLQGHPMTMQEANDPQYFEKVAQILGLVHHFPHEKIFYAPLFKKVTNFMNEFIKRDTPMLDLFQNHYEIVKEIEGVLDLYIPIAVVHNDFHNDNIIVDPASKAVPISVIDWESAGLGNPYYDLAYFTVRNDMDDSNKVRFLKAYLGRDPTEQEEAYLYLTEQFYLYYRAMKYFAEIYQQKGVVLTEADHRALRDFYKSDWTLKEVLHHEKDAKLAEAMPKSVPIHVKSALVYLKTFEQNVQSPEFQKRMALFKK from the coding sequence ATGATAAATCTCTTTATGGGAGAAATCAAGATGACCTATCGCTTTTTATCTGTTCTTGTCATTTATGTGGCTTTATTGATTTCATGGCCTGTGCAGGCTTTGGAGGTAAAATCTGATCTGACTGGCGATATTGCAATCGAGATTCAAGAAGCTCTGATGGATAAGGGATTGTTGAAATCTGATGATAAAGATACTCATCTTGTTATTGAGAAGGTCAACAAAGGAATATCAGGTGCGGATAAGTATCAAATCAAAGTCATATCAGGATCTAATACACAGCTTTATTTTTTGAGGTTTTTTGATAAGGCGGCAGATAATCTTTCTCATGATCTTGAGATTGCGCTGACAACTTTTGCTTATGAAAATTACTTTGGGCCAGAGGTGTATTATGTAGACCCTCATCATACCTATATGATTATTGGCTTTTTGCAAGGGCACCCAATGACGATGCAAGAGGCAAATGATCCGCAGTATTTTGAAAAAGTTGCTCAGATTCTGGGGCTGGTTCATCATTTCCCCCATGAAAAGATCTTTTACGCGCCTTTATTTAAAAAAGTCACGAACTTTATGAATGAGTTTATTAAGCGCGATACGCCTATGTTAGATCTTTTTCAAAATCACTATGAGATTGTCAAAGAAATAGAAGGTGTTTTAGATCTTTATATTCCAATTGCGGTGGTTCATAACGATTTTCATAATGATAATATTATTGTCGATCCGGCATCAAAAGCTGTGCCAATATCAGTCATTGATTGGGAGAGTGCGGGACTCGGAAACCCCTATTATGATCTTGCCTATTTCACTGTGCGCAATGATATGGATGACTCGAACAAAGTCCGTTTCTTGAAGGCCTATTTGGGTAGAGACCCAACTGAGCAAGAGGAGGCCTATCTTTATTTGACAGAGCAATTCTATCTTTACTATAGGGCCATGAAATATTTTGCAGAAATCTACCAACAAAAAGGAGTTGTTCTGACTGAGGCTGATCATAGAGCTTTGCGTGATTTTTATAAAAGTGATTGGACTTTAAAAGAGGTTCTGCATCATGAGAAGGATGCGAAATTAGCAGAAGCTATGCCAAAATCTGTGCCAATTCATGTAAAGTCAGCTCTTGTCTATTTAAAAACATTTGAGCAGAATGTCCAGAGCCCTGAGTTTCAGAAAAGAATGGCTCTTTTCAAAAAATGA
- the groL gene encoding chaperonin GroEL (60 kDa chaperone family; promotes refolding of misfolded polypeptides especially under stressful conditions; forms two stacked rings of heptamers to form a barrel-shaped 14mer; ends can be capped by GroES; misfolded proteins enter the barrel where they are refolded when GroES binds), with protein MAKKQLVFDTDARDKILKGVEKLARAVKVTLGPKGRNVVLNKSFGAPRITKDGVTVAKDIELPDEFENMGAQMVREVASKTNDIAGDGTTTATVLAEAIVREGIKSVAAGMNPMDLKRGIDMAVEAVVAELKKNAKKISTSAEIAQVGTISANGEIEIGQMLAQAMEKVGNEGVITVEEAKSLATELEVVEGMQFDRGYLSPYFVTNAEKMVCELDNPYILLHEKKLSNLQSMLPVLEAVVQSGRPLLIIAEDVEGEALATLVVNKLRGGLKIAAVKAPGFGDRRKAMLEDMAILTRGELISEDIGLKLENVTIDMLGRAKKVRINKDETVIVDGAGEKSDIEARCSQIRQQIEETTSDYDREKLQERLAKLAGGVAVIRVGGATEIEVKERKDRVDDAMHATRAAVQEGIVAGGGAALLFASRVLDSIKYENDEQRVGIEIIRRALQAPIRQIAQNAGVDGSIIVGKLTDQSSSAYGYDAQAHQYGDLFKAGIIDPVKVVRTALQDAASVAGLLITTEAMIADVPEKASAPAGMPGGGMPDMGGMGF; from the coding sequence ATGGCTAAGAAACAACTCGTATTTGATACAGACGCACGTGATAAAATCTTAAAAGGCGTCGAAAAATTAGCAAGAGCAGTGAAAGTAACATTGGGTCCAAAAGGTCGTAATGTTGTTTTGAATAAATCATTTGGGGCTCCACGTATTACAAAAGACGGCGTGACTGTTGCAAAAGATATTGAGCTTCCGGATGAATTCGAAAATATGGGCGCACAAATGGTGCGTGAAGTTGCAAGCAAAACAAATGATATTGCTGGTGACGGAACAACAACAGCAACTGTTTTGGCTGAAGCAATTGTGCGCGAAGGCATTAAATCAGTTGCAGCGGGCATGAACCCGATGGATCTGAAGCGCGGTATTGACATGGCTGTTGAAGCTGTTGTCGCTGAGCTGAAGAAAAATGCAAAGAAAATTTCAACAAGCGCAGAAATTGCTCAAGTTGGAACAATCTCAGCAAATGGCGAAATTGAAATTGGTCAAATGCTTGCTCAAGCAATGGAAAAAGTTGGTAATGAAGGTGTTATTACTGTTGAAGAAGCAAAATCATTGGCAACAGAGCTTGAAGTTGTTGAAGGTATGCAGTTCGACCGTGGTTATCTCTCACCTTATTTCGTAACCAATGCAGAGAAAATGGTTTGCGAACTCGATAATCCATACATTCTTCTTCATGAGAAAAAGCTCAGCAACCTGCAATCAATGTTGCCTGTTCTTGAGGCTGTTGTTCAATCAGGTCGCCCACTCTTGATCATTGCTGAAGATGTTGAAGGTGAAGCTCTTGCAACGCTCGTTGTGAATAAATTGCGTGGCGGACTCAAAATTGCTGCAGTGAAAGCGCCTGGATTTGGTGATCGTCGTAAAGCGATGCTCGAAGATATGGCTATCTTGACACGTGGTGAATTGATCTCTGAAGATATTGGTTTGAAGCTTGAAAATGTGACAATCGATATGCTTGGCCGTGCGAAAAAAGTACGTATCAATAAAGATGAGACAGTGATCGTTGATGGTGCAGGTGAAAAATCTGACATTGAAGCACGTTGCAGCCAAATTCGTCAACAAATCGAAGAAACAACATCAGACTATGATCGTGAGAAATTGCAAGAACGTCTTGCAAAACTCGCAGGTGGTGTTGCTGTTATTCGTGTTGGTGGTGCAACTGAGATTGAAGTAAAAGAGCGCAAAGATCGTGTTGACGATGCAATGCATGCAACCAGAGCAGCTGTACAAGAAGGTATTGTTGCTGGTGGTGGTGCCGCGCTTCTCTTTGCCTCTCGTGTTCTTGATTCAATCAAATATGAGAATGATGAACAGCGCGTTGGTATTGAAATCATCCGTCGTGCTCTTCAAGCGCCAATTCGCCAGATTGCACAAAATGCAGGCGTTGATGGATCAATCATCGTTGGTAAATTGACAGATCAAAGCAGTTCAGCTTATGGTTATGATGCACAAGCTCACCAATATGGTGATCTGTTCAAAGCTGGTATTATCGATCCTGTTAAAGTTGTGCGTACAGCGCTTCAAGATGCAGCGTCAGTTGCAGGTCTCTTGATCACAACAGAAGCGATGATTGCTGATGTTCCAGAAAAAGCATCTGCTCCAGCAGGAATGCCTGGTGGTGGTATGCCAGACATGGGCGGCATGGGCTTCTAA
- the groES gene encoding co-chaperone GroES produces the protein MTFRPLHDRVLVKRTESDEKTAGGIIIPDAAKEKPMEGEVVAVGSGSRDETGKVHPLDVKVGDRVLFGKWSGTEIKLDGTDYLIMKESDIMGILDGKKSSAKAA, from the coding sequence ATGACATTCCGTCCTTTACATGATCGTGTTCTCGTAAAAAGAACTGAAAGTGATGAGAAAACAGCTGGTGGGATTATCATTCCTGATGCTGCAAAAGAAAAACCAATGGAAGGTGAAGTGGTTGCAGTCGGTTCAGGTAGCCGTGATGAAACAGGTAAAGTTCACCCACTTGATGTAAAAGTCGGTGATCGTGTTCTGTTTGGCAAATGGTCAGGCACAGAGATTAAGTTAGATGGCACAGATTATCTGATTATGAAGGAATCAGACATTATGGGCATTCTTGATGGTAAAAAATCATCGGCTAAAGCAGCTTAA